The Schistocerca gregaria isolate iqSchGreg1 chromosome 4, iqSchGreg1.2, whole genome shotgun sequence genome contains a region encoding:
- the LOC126267404 gene encoding translin, translated as MANSITEIFSSYQEYLNNEQDLRDEIRNIVKDIEQHAREILTILQAIHQEGGIREIPKCCEAARKQFNEVQLAFTRLGNAIPAEQYYRFNDHWRYAVQRLAFLAALTIYLETGDLATRETVAEVLGLKTRRDAGFHLDLEDYLMGLLQLSSELSRLAVNSVTMGDYVRPLQISRFIAELSAGFRLLNLKNDSLRKRFDVLKYDVKKIEEVVYDLSIRGLKPPEDPEIKCSESATTN; from the coding sequence ATGGCAAACTCAATAACGGAGATCTTCTCTTCCTATCAGGAATATCTGAACAACGAACAAGATTTGAGGGACGAAATACGTAACATTGTTAAGGACATAGAACAACATGCAAGAGAAATACTAACAATTCTTCAAGCTATTCACCAAGAAGGAGGGATTCGTGAAATACCCAAGTGCTGTGAAGCTGCAAGAAAGCAGTTCAATGAAGTGCAGCTCGCATTTACTCGACTTGGTAACGCAATCCCTGCTGAACAATATTATCGTTTTAACGATCACTGGCGATATGCTGTTCAACGGCTAGCATTCCTTGCAGCCTTGACAATTTACCTCGAGACGGGAGACTTGGCGACTCGTGAAACGGTAGCGGAGGTACTTGGACTTAAGACACGCAGAGATGCAGGTTTTCATTTAGATCTGGAAGATTACTTGATGGGCCTGCTCCAGCTTTCATCGGAACTGTCACGCTTAGCAGTCAACAGTGTAACCATGGGCGACTATGTTCGACCTCTTCAGATTTCACGCTTTATTGCTGAGCTGAGTGCCGGTTTTCGGCTTCTGAATCTAAAAAATGATTCACTCAGAAAACGATTTGATGTTTTGAAATACGACgtgaagaagatagaagaagttgtTTACGATTTGTCGATACGTGGTTTGAAACCTCCAGAGGACCCCGAAATCAAATGCAGTGAAAGTGCTACGACGAATTAG